One window from the genome of Aptenodytes patagonicus chromosome 4, bAptPat1.pri.cur, whole genome shotgun sequence encodes:
- the NKX3-2 gene encoding homeobox protein Nkx-3.2 — MAVRGGNALTPFSIQAILNKKEERARHAAGRPPPPGAAGGWRLCGAAEGPPLPSPAAAARAPAPRTPAGWDSDSALSEDHEGERPSEEEGAGGGARPAEAAGGGRPAATGEEEAVQHPEAAERDAAGLSDSEMSAAVSDRSPPEEEDGAGKCGKLLPGEEEAAAPKPRKKRSRAAFSHAQVFELERRFNHQRYLSGPERADLAASLKLTETQVKIWFQNRRYKTKRRQMAADLLAAAPAAKKVAVKVLVRDDQRQYHPGEVLRPPSLLSLQPSYYYPYYCLPGWALSTCAAAAGTQ; from the exons aTGGCCGTCCGCGGCGGCAACGCCCTGACGCCTTTCTCCATCCAGGCCATCCTCAACAAGAAGGAGGAGCGCGCCCGCCacgcggcggggcggccgccgcccccgggaGCGGCCGGCGGCTGGCGGCTGTGCGGCGCCGCCGAGGGCCCGCCGCTcccctcgcccgccgccgccgcccgcgccccagCCCCGCGGACGCCGGCGGGCTGGGACTCGGACTCGGCGCTCAGCGAGGACCACGAGGGCGAGCGGCCCTCCGAGGAGGAGGGCGCCGgtggcggcgcccgccccgccgaagccgcgggcggggggcggccggcggcgacgggggaggaggaggcggtgcaGCACCCGGAGGCGGCGGAGCGGGACGCCGCCGGCCTCAGTGACAGCGAGATGTCGGCCGCCGTCTCAG ATCGCAGCCcgccggaggaggaggacggAGCGGGCAAGTGCGGGAAGCTGCtgccgggggaggaggaggcggcggcgccgaAGCCGCGGAAGAAGCGCTCCCGCGCAGCCTTTTCCCACGCGCAGGTCTTCGAGCTGGAGCGGCGCTTCAACCACCAGCGGTACCTGTCGGGGCCCGAGCGGGCCGACCTGGCCGCCTCGCTGAAGCTCACCGAGACGCAGGTGaagatctggttccagaaccggCGCTACAAGACCAAGCGGCGGCAGATGGCCGCCGACCTCCtggccgccgcccccgccgccaagAAGGTGGCCGTCAAGGTGCTGGTGCGCGACGACCAGAGACAGTACCACCCCGGGGAGGTGCTGCGGCCGCCCTCGCTGctctccctccagccctcctACTACTACCCCTACTACTGCCTGCCCGGGTGGGCTCTGTCCACCTGCGCTGCAGCCGCCGGCACCCAGTGA